The DNA window GACCAGGTGGACGAGGGAGTTCGTCCGCCGGCCGACCTGCATTGGATGCGGCTGGAACTGATTGATCAGTGCGTGCGTTCCCGTCCCGGCGGCGAAATGGGTCGCCACCTGGCCGACGCCCGGATCACCAACGCCGACTTTGTCGCCTCCCGCGTGGGCGAAGAATACAACCTGGCCGCCGGCAAACGGTCGGCTTCCGCGCCGCCGGTGCAGGGCATTGCCCGGCTGAAAAAACTGGGCCGAAAACTCCTTCGCATGGAACGCCGACTGCGTGAGCGACTGGCGCAAACCGTGCTCCTGCTGCTGACCGGCAGCCGGGGCGTCACCGCCTGGAAAGAAGGCCTGTATCGCCAGTCCGGCGAAGTCCATCGCTGGATGTACGACCGCGTGAACCTGGGCCAGCTGCTGACCGACCTGGGACTGGAACAGGTGACCACCAGGGCGGCCGATGAAAGCCGTATCGACCGCTTCGCCAGCTACGAACTCGACACGCTCGGCGGCGCCACGCGGAAGCCCGACTCGCTGTTTATCGAAGGCGTCAAGCCGGTCGCCGCTACCTCGCCGGCCGTTCGATCCGCCCTGGCGAGCAAAGCGGCCTGACCGTAGCGTCCTGGGGTTACTTTGCTCCTACCCGTTCCTGCCAGGCCTGGAACTGGCGTTCCAGTTGCTGCACCTGTTGCG is part of the Lignipirellula cremea genome and encodes:
- a CDS encoding class I SAM-dependent methyltransferase, with the translated sequence MTSSPRLLNVGCGTHWHPEWTNVDLVSHSPAVQQADLRRGIPYADGEFDAVYHSHVLEHLDPADGVAFLRECCRVLRPGGVLRIAAPDLETIAREYLRVLDQVDEGVRPPADLHWMRLELIDQCVRSRPGGEMGRHLADARITNADFVASRVGEEYNLAAGKRSASAPPVQGIARLKKLGRKLLRMERRLRERLAQTVLLLLTGSRGVTAWKEGLYRQSGEVHRWMYDRVNLGQLLTDLGLEQVTTRAADESRIDRFASYELDTLGGATRKPDSLFIEGVKPVAATSPAVRSALASKAA